In one window of Eggerthella guodeyinii DNA:
- a CDS encoding molybdopterin-dependent oxidoreductase has protein sequence MKTSQKVLSSVAGSMLLVSGAGAALANLQPNVAQADESAEPAGAVHEAGDYTIRSAWLDAAESDYVRVANVEGSFAFNQLGTTPNDELFNVFGTAVLSMCSKPAPELVDAGEGTANFYVNVSGNMRQSLSLDVSELDGEQGVLMGCSCMTGSPLGQAYVVGVPLASVVEMADLEDGVNTITAYGADGFGQPLPLRYALEKNALLVYQVNGQELRSEAGSSLQLWMPETVANYFTRNIVEIQLTREDSEPEVQQVDPCYRNKINIANDADGCRFAAGDQITFEGVADDLGSPIEAVEFSFDGGSTWTSCATDGATADKWVNWSFTTSFEDAGDYRMIARAKTADGAVSPLTASLDFSVQ, from the coding sequence ATGAAGACTTCTCAAAAAGTGCTGTCGAGCGTGGCCGGATCGATGCTGTTGGTGTCCGGCGCGGGCGCGGCCCTCGCGAACCTGCAGCCGAACGTGGCCCAGGCCGACGAAAGCGCCGAACCCGCCGGCGCCGTGCACGAAGCGGGCGATTACACGATACGGTCCGCATGGCTCGACGCCGCGGAAAGCGACTACGTGCGCGTTGCCAACGTGGAGGGCTCGTTCGCGTTCAACCAGCTGGGCACCACCCCCAACGACGAGTTGTTCAACGTGTTCGGAACCGCGGTGCTGTCCATGTGCTCGAAGCCCGCCCCCGAGCTGGTGGATGCGGGCGAAGGGACCGCGAACTTCTACGTGAACGTCTCGGGCAACATGAGGCAATCGCTGAGCTTGGACGTGTCCGAGCTCGACGGCGAGCAGGGCGTGCTCATGGGCTGCTCGTGCATGACCGGCTCGCCTCTGGGTCAGGCTTACGTCGTGGGCGTGCCGCTGGCCTCCGTGGTGGAGATGGCCGACCTCGAGGACGGCGTGAACACCATCACCGCCTACGGCGCGGACGGCTTCGGCCAGCCGCTGCCGCTGCGCTACGCGCTCGAGAAGAACGCGCTGCTCGTGTACCAGGTGAACGGCCAGGAGCTGCGTTCCGAAGCCGGTTCGTCGCTGCAGCTGTGGATGCCCGAGACGGTGGCGAACTACTTCACGCGCAACATCGTGGAGATCCAGCTGACGCGCGAGGACAGCGAGCCCGAGGTGCAGCAGGTGGACCCGTGCTACCGCAACAAGATCAACATCGCGAACGACGCCGACGGCTGCCGGTTCGCGGCGGGCGACCAGATCACCTTCGAAGGCGTGGCCGACGACCTGGGAAGCCCCATCGAAGCCGTGGAGTTCTCCTTCGACGGCGGATCGACCTGGACGTCGTGCGCGACCGACGGCGCCACGGCCGACAAGTGGGTGAATTGGAGCTTCACCACGTCGTTCGAGGACGCAGGCGATTACCGGATGATCGCGCGCGCCAAGACGGCCGACGGAGCGGTGTCCCCTCTCACCGCCTCGCTCGACTTCAGCGTGCAGTAA
- the rpoN gene encoding RNA polymerase factor sigma-54, protein MKQSQHITQKLGLSQRHVQTMNMLAMTATELGAYLDEVALENPVIEVVRPAVEVGVFGGARSGAGALGIDEELVDAETPDKEDFLLSQVNTERLSCEELSALRYLIGMIDENGFLPQSAEQAARGVGIDRPTFVDMLKLLHSLEPHGIGARTVQESLLLQLRALSHDAWLAESIVRDHVALLAKNRVFELERAFPDATREEVVEALRLIRGLDPRPGSMFVVERTQYVLADVIVEETEAGFEIGLGPAGGYDVRLDGAYRLTVREGADRGAEAWVEAKYRQAYGLRASLKQRRELMLTITECVVRRQKAFFSLGARYLEGLTMSQVAKDLELSVSTVSRAVKGSYVQCRWGVLPFRSLFSQSAIERPAASGDPHMMLRDIVAGEQRSKPLSDQKIVEEFARRGVDLSRRTVARYRQELGIPPASERRYR, encoded by the coding sequence ATGAAGCAGTCCCAGCACATCACCCAAAAACTCGGTTTGTCGCAGCGCCACGTGCAGACGATGAATATGCTTGCCATGACGGCGACCGAGCTGGGCGCGTACCTCGATGAGGTCGCGCTCGAGAATCCGGTGATCGAGGTTGTGCGCCCCGCTGTCGAAGTGGGCGTGTTCGGCGGGGCGCGCTCGGGGGCGGGCGCGCTTGGCATCGACGAGGAGCTCGTCGATGCGGAGACGCCCGATAAGGAGGATTTCCTGCTCAGCCAAGTGAATACCGAAAGGCTCTCGTGCGAGGAGCTGAGCGCGCTGCGCTACCTGATCGGGATGATCGACGAGAACGGATTCTTGCCGCAATCTGCCGAACAGGCAGCGCGAGGCGTCGGGATCGATCGTCCGACGTTCGTCGATATGCTGAAGCTCCTCCATTCCCTCGAGCCTCACGGTATCGGTGCGCGCACGGTGCAGGAAAGCTTGCTGCTCCAACTGCGCGCGCTCTCGCACGATGCGTGGCTGGCGGAATCCATCGTCCGCGATCATGTGGCGCTTCTTGCGAAAAACAGGGTGTTCGAACTTGAACGGGCTTTTCCCGACGCGACGCGTGAGGAGGTGGTCGAAGCGCTGCGCCTCATTCGCGGGCTCGATCCGCGCCCGGGATCGATGTTCGTCGTTGAACGGACCCAGTACGTTCTCGCCGACGTGATCGTGGAAGAAACCGAAGCGGGGTTCGAGATCGGGTTGGGGCCGGCCGGGGGATACGACGTGCGTCTCGATGGGGCGTATAGGTTGACCGTGCGGGAGGGCGCCGATCGGGGCGCGGAAGCATGGGTGGAGGCAAAATACCGACAAGCGTACGGGCTGCGTGCGAGCTTGAAGCAGCGACGCGAGCTGATGCTGACCATTACCGAGTGCGTCGTGCGCAGGCAGAAAGCGTTCTTCTCGTTAGGAGCCCGTTACCTGGAGGGGCTGACCATGAGTCAGGTTGCCAAGGACTTGGAACTCAGCGTGTCCACCGTAAGCCGAGCGGTCAAAGGGTCGTACGTGCAATGCCGTTGGGGCGTTCTCCCGTTCAGATCGTTGTTCTCTCAATCGGCCATAGAGCGTCCTGCGGCAAGCGGCGATCCGCACATGATGCTGCGCGATATCGTGGCTGGCGAGCAGCGTTCCAAGCCGTTGAGCGATCAGAAGATCGTCGAAGAGTTCGCCCGCCGCGGCGTCGATCTTTCTCGGAGGACCGTCGCGCGCTATCGACAAGAGCTCGGCATCCCCCCTGCCTCCGAACGCCGGTATCGGTAG
- a CDS encoding ferredoxin family protein, translating to MSEIEITVNVDEYLALNKYEVDEENAHIALVDNPSDAEFRKLVLVCPAALYKVDESGAQSFDYAGCLECGTCRIACGDTIVERWQNPRPTMGVEYRFG from the coding sequence ATGAGCGAAATCGAAATCACGGTGAACGTCGACGAGTATCTGGCACTCAACAAGTACGAAGTCGATGAAGAGAACGCGCACATTGCGCTTGTCGACAATCCCTCCGATGCGGAATTCAGAAAACTCGTTTTGGTCTGCCCCGCAGCCCTCTACAAGGTGGACGAGTCGGGCGCTCAGTCCTTTGACTACGCCGGATGCCTCGAGTGCGGCACCTGCCGCATCGCATGTGGCGACACCATCGTCGAGAGGTGGCAGAATCCTCGGCCTACGATGGGCGTGGAGTACCGGTTCGGCTAG
- a CDS encoding FAD-dependent oxidoreductase, whose product MADFDAIVVGSGCAGSVAAHELAKAGRSVLVIERGAFAGAKNMTGGRLYTHSLEQVFPDFREEAPLERRIAHERISMITEDANFTVDFTSRAMGAKGQESYAVLRAPFDQWLASKAEEAGAEYICGIAVESLIKDDVGRVCGVRAGEDEITADVVLLCDGVNSLLTAQAVGAERPPASAVAVGVKQVVEVPERVITDRALGGSDDEGAAWLFSGYSTHGSFGGGFVYTNRASVSIGVVAGIEATMERGSVSVCRMLEDLKRHPAVAPLIKDGKVVEHSGHMVPEGGLAIMPKLVGDGVMLAGESAMMCVNLGYQVRGMDYAIAAGMHAGREAAKALDRGDTSALALSGYEAALEASFVLKDLRQFSRVPAFMEGFDRMFSGYPEMVCDLMDQLFIVDGAPVKPLKTGLMPIVKRIGMMNLLKDARGAMKAL is encoded by the coding sequence ATGGCAGATTTCGACGCGATCGTCGTGGGCTCGGGATGCGCAGGTTCGGTGGCGGCGCACGAACTTGCGAAAGCGGGCAGAAGCGTGCTGGTGATCGAGCGCGGCGCCTTCGCCGGAGCCAAGAACATGACGGGTGGACGCCTCTACACGCACTCACTCGAACAGGTGTTTCCCGATTTTCGAGAAGAAGCTCCGCTCGAGCGTCGCATCGCGCATGAGCGTATCTCGATGATCACCGAAGACGCGAACTTCACGGTGGACTTCACGAGCCGAGCGATGGGTGCGAAAGGCCAGGAGTCGTATGCGGTGCTGCGCGCGCCGTTCGATCAATGGCTTGCCTCGAAAGCCGAAGAGGCCGGTGCTGAGTACATCTGCGGCATCGCGGTGGAGTCGCTCATCAAGGACGACGTCGGCCGCGTATGCGGTGTGCGAGCGGGTGAAGACGAGATCACGGCGGATGTCGTGCTGCTTTGCGATGGCGTCAACTCGCTGTTGACCGCACAGGCGGTGGGTGCCGAGCGTCCGCCTGCAAGCGCCGTGGCCGTCGGCGTCAAGCAGGTAGTGGAAGTGCCCGAGCGCGTTATCACCGATCGCGCGCTGGGAGGATCCGACGACGAAGGTGCAGCGTGGCTGTTCAGCGGCTATTCCACGCATGGCTCGTTCGGAGGCGGCTTCGTGTACACGAACCGCGCATCGGTTTCGATCGGCGTGGTCGCAGGAATCGAGGCTACGATGGAGCGCGGTTCGGTGTCGGTGTGCCGGATGCTGGAGGATCTGAAAAGGCATCCTGCCGTGGCCCCCCTGATCAAGGACGGAAAGGTCGTAGAGCATTCGGGTCACATGGTTCCGGAGGGCGGTCTCGCCATCATGCCGAAACTCGTCGGCGACGGCGTGATGCTGGCAGGAGAGAGCGCCATGATGTGCGTGAACCTCGGCTATCAGGTGCGCGGCATGGACTACGCTATCGCGGCGGGCATGCACGCGGGGCGCGAAGCCGCCAAGGCGCTCGATCGCGGCGATACAAGCGCGCTCGCTCTTTCGGGGTACGAGGCGGCGCTTGAAGCCAGCTTCGTGTTGAAGGACTTGCGGCAATTCTCTCGAGTTCCTGCGTTCATGGAGGGATTCGACCGCATGTTCTCGGGGTATCCCGAAATGGTATGCGACCTCATGGATCAGCTGTTCATCGTGGATGGTGCGCCGGTCAAGCCTCTGAAGACGGGCTTGATGCCCATCGTGAAGCGGATCGGCATGATGAACCTGCTCAAGGATGCGAGAGGGGCGATGAAGGCCTTATGA
- a CDS encoding fatty acid--CoA ligase family protein has protein sequence MVFGGYLGMGELDEPFVDGWLKTGDMLKRDARGFYYLVDRKKDMIKTGGENVYALEVERVLLQHPSVEDCAVVGVRDERYEEGIAAAFKLVPGATLTADDVVTLCEGRLPGFKKPRYWAVVDELPVNSVGKVQKGKLRAQGRSLFSPLHG, from the coding sequence ATGGTGTTCGGGGGGTATCTGGGGATGGGGGAGCTTGACGAACCGTTCGTCGATGGATGGCTTAAGACGGGCGACATGCTGAAACGTGATGCGCGTGGGTTCTACTACCTGGTCGACCGCAAGAAGGACATGATCAAAACTGGAGGGGAGAACGTGTACGCGCTCGAGGTGGAGCGGGTGCTGCTGCAGCACCCTTCCGTCGAAGACTGTGCCGTCGTCGGCGTGCGCGACGAGCGGTACGAGGAGGGCATCGCCGCCGCTTTCAAGCTTGTGCCGGGGGCGACGCTGACAGCCGACGACGTGGTGACGTTGTGCGAAGGTCGGTTGCCGGGATTCAAGAAGCCCCGCTATTGGGCCGTCGTCGACGAGCTTCCCGTCAACAGCGTGGGGAAGGTTCAAAAAGGAAAGCTGCGCGCGCAGGGCAGATCGCTGTTCTCGCCGCTGCATGGATAG
- a CDS encoding SLC13 family permease, whose amino-acid sequence MEFSVKKIAFLVVAIVAGVGLALVPPPGGLEASSMQVLGILLGAVILWAGGVLPEAATAILMSMLFIVVAKVPIDTSLSAFSGSTFWLLVAAFGLGAAIKECGLLERISILLLRLFPKSYKGQVLGLSAVTTITAPIIPSKAAKCSILSPLTRGISEAMGYKNEGKEATGLFLSYYAATCFSPAMFITASVTTAALVGMYSPEIQEQYTMVTWALCAAPWLILMFVGNYLFISRRYRPASGNKLDVSFLDQRLKELGAWTKKEKIMGVVMIVTILLWVFKSQLGVPEYAAALFALVAALAFDILPIKKWRSNVAWDSLIFIGCAVSLSTVLPAVGVTDWLVAAVGPYTSMFFSNPFLMIAGLAVLTIVVRFLILSEIGYLSVFTAFLFPLAIAAGVNPWIVGFIMNAFVIVWFLPYQSSVYLTAIHSAGEGWVTEGATTKYCFVYCAIALAASFISYFAWQAMGIWTI is encoded by the coding sequence ATGGAATTCTCAGTGAAGAAGATCGCGTTTCTCGTCGTTGCGATCGTGGCGGGGGTGGGGCTCGCGCTCGTTCCTCCGCCGGGAGGGCTTGAAGCGTCGAGCATGCAGGTGCTCGGTATCCTGCTGGGTGCCGTCATCCTTTGGGCGGGCGGGGTGCTGCCCGAGGCGGCCACGGCCATCCTCATGAGCATGCTGTTCATCGTGGTGGCGAAAGTGCCTATCGACACCTCGCTGTCGGCTTTTTCGGGTTCGACGTTCTGGCTGCTTGTTGCCGCGTTCGGCCTGGGGGCGGCCATCAAGGAGTGCGGTCTGCTCGAGCGCATCTCCATCCTGCTGTTGAGGCTGTTCCCGAAAAGCTACAAGGGGCAAGTGTTGGGGCTTTCCGCAGTGACCACCATCACGGCCCCCATCATTCCCAGCAAGGCCGCCAAATGCTCCATCCTCTCGCCGCTTACACGCGGCATCAGCGAGGCCATGGGCTACAAGAACGAAGGCAAGGAGGCAACCGGCCTGTTCCTGTCGTACTACGCGGCGACCTGCTTTTCCCCTGCCATGTTCATCACCGCGTCGGTGACCACGGCGGCGCTCGTGGGCATGTACTCGCCCGAGATCCAAGAGCAGTACACGATGGTCACCTGGGCGCTGTGCGCCGCACCGTGGCTCATCCTCATGTTCGTCGGCAACTATCTCTTCATCAGCCGCCGGTATCGTCCGGCTTCGGGAAACAAGCTTGACGTAAGCTTCCTCGACCAGCGCCTGAAGGAGTTGGGCGCGTGGACGAAGAAGGAGAAGATCATGGGCGTCGTCATGATCGTCACCATCCTTCTGTGGGTGTTCAAGAGCCAGCTGGGCGTTCCCGAGTACGCTGCCGCGCTGTTCGCGCTCGTCGCAGCGCTCGCGTTCGATATCTTGCCCATCAAGAAGTGGCGCTCGAACGTGGCTTGGGATTCGCTTATCTTCATCGGTTGCGCCGTCAGCTTGTCCACCGTGCTGCCCGCCGTCGGCGTCACCGATTGGCTTGTCGCGGCGGTCGGCCCGTATACGTCGATGTTCTTCAGCAACCCGTTCCTCATGATCGCGGGTCTTGCGGTGCTCACCATCGTGGTGCGCTTCCTCATCCTGTCGGAAATCGGGTACCTGTCGGTATTCACCGCGTTTTTGTTCCCGCTCGCCATTGCGGCAGGTGTGAACCCCTGGATCGTTGGTTTCATCATGAACGCCTTCGTAATCGTATGGTTCTTGCCCTATCAAAGCTCGGTGTACCTGACCGCCATCCACAGCGCTGGCGAAGGATGGGTTACGGAAGGGGCCACGACGAAGTACTGCTTCGTGTACTGCGCTATCGCGTTGGCGGCATCGTTCATCTCGTACTTCGCATGGCAGGCAATGGGTATCTGGACGATTTGA
- a CDS encoding acyl-CoA dehydrogenase family protein, with translation MELTENQEMYLKILDEFIEQEIEPRIKELDTVDEYPVWMQQRVAELGFTRLVAPEEHGGLGENMTTLLLLIMRACRYNNTLGSLINCSNNANKLLSFANEQQIETFLPRILDEGRFMGMAYTEPSGGSDSRAVQTTAVLDGDEWVINGTKSFISYRSAVGSWQVSAKTVNEEGVEGISVFLVDAQAPGVSYGAHYDKFGWCGSDTGDVYFKDCRVPAWSVCGEVNKGLHVSLSTLDGARLVIGARAVGYAEGAFEKAWEYASTREAFGRMLTDFQALQHYFADMYSDIEVSRGYLMHLASELDAGRSVGKGGSIAKLKCTTMAQQVCQRAMEICGGMGLLKDFGLSRYYEDACVLITGEGTSEIQKNIIFKSIKKDRR, from the coding sequence ATGGAGTTGACGGAAAACCAGGAGATGTACCTCAAAATACTCGATGAGTTCATCGAGCAGGAGATCGAGCCGCGCATCAAAGAACTCGACACGGTCGACGAGTATCCCGTATGGATGCAGCAGCGCGTGGCCGAACTCGGATTCACGCGATTGGTGGCCCCTGAAGAGCACGGCGGCCTTGGCGAGAACATGACCACGCTGCTGCTGCTCATCATGCGCGCCTGCCGCTACAACAATACGCTCGGGTCGCTCATCAACTGCTCGAACAACGCGAACAAGCTGTTGAGCTTTGCGAACGAGCAGCAGATCGAGACGTTCTTGCCGCGCATTCTGGACGAGGGCCGCTTCATGGGCATGGCCTACACCGAGCCTTCGGGCGGTTCGGATTCGCGCGCCGTGCAGACCACCGCCGTGCTCGATGGAGACGAATGGGTCATCAACGGCACGAAGAGCTTCATCTCGTACCGCAGCGCCGTGGGCAGCTGGCAGGTGAGCGCCAAAACCGTGAACGAGGAGGGCGTCGAGGGCATCAGCGTGTTCCTCGTCGACGCCCAGGCGCCCGGCGTAAGCTACGGCGCGCACTACGACAAATTCGGTTGGTGCGGTTCCGACACGGGCGATGTGTACTTCAAGGATTGTCGCGTGCCCGCTTGGAGCGTATGCGGCGAGGTCAACAAAGGCCTGCATGTGTCGTTGTCCACGCTCGACGGAGCACGCCTCGTCATCGGTGCCCGCGCGGTGGGCTATGCCGAGGGCGCGTTCGAGAAGGCATGGGAGTACGCTTCGACGCGGGAGGCGTTCGGCCGCATGCTCACCGACTTCCAGGCGCTGCAGCATTACTTCGCCGACATGTACAGCGATATCGAGGTGAGCCGCGGTTACCTCATGCACCTCGCATCCGAGCTTGATGCCGGCCGTTCCGTTGGCAAAGGCGGCTCCATCGCGAAGCTCAAGTGCACCACGATGGCGCAGCAGGTGTGTCAACGCGCTATGGAGATATGCGGCGGTATGGGCCTGCTCAAGGATTTCGGGCTGTCGCGTTACTACGAGGACGCATGCGTCCTCATCACGGGCGAGGGAACCAGCGAGATACAGAAGAACATCATCTTCAAATCCATCAAGAAGGATCGTCGATAA
- a CDS encoding CaiB/BaiF CoA transferase family protein, translating to MKDNLIGQEYGPLQGVRVMLTGVAFAGPFAARWLGDMGAEIIKIEIPGAGDTSRIGRRVGEAGVVPKWISLGRNMNSFEFNMNFDKAPDSKQVFEDLVKQCDIWINSVPNIGKHGATDELAFAANPKLVIVHVTGYGLPENGGDERLLGRPSVDPVAQAFSGLAAMQGMPDGPFLTANPILADIVTAHQAACGALAAYISAQHTGKGQVVDSSLYESAAYLMSYHWCSQLNGEGLYHRSGPLNQLWRPFGYYECRDGEWVAVGVWGLGIWQKFCDLMGVSVEDFPYMATCGQEDPDKVAQMDAIWQKYLDSHTAVEVEAAFMAAGMPTSKLNNAEDAYRHPHWQARGDFIKIKDVTSGDEFVDIATSPKFNGTPCTVYKGAPLLGQESERVMKDILGYDDDRIEALKESGSVAASLITK from the coding sequence ATGAAGGACAATCTGATCGGCCAAGAGTACGGACCGCTGCAAGGGGTGCGCGTGATGCTGACGGGCGTCGCGTTTGCGGGCCCCTTCGCCGCTCGTTGGCTGGGTGACATGGGCGCTGAGATCATCAAGATCGAGATACCGGGGGCGGGGGATACCTCGCGCATCGGGCGTCGGGTGGGAGAAGCCGGCGTCGTGCCGAAATGGATCAGCCTCGGGCGCAACATGAACAGCTTCGAATTCAACATGAACTTCGACAAGGCCCCGGATTCCAAGCAGGTATTCGAAGACCTGGTGAAGCAGTGCGATATCTGGATCAACAGCGTGCCGAACATCGGCAAGCACGGTGCCACCGACGAGCTTGCGTTCGCGGCCAACCCGAAGCTGGTCATCGTGCATGTGACGGGATACGGGCTTCCCGAGAACGGGGGAGACGAGCGGTTGCTGGGCCGTCCGAGCGTCGATCCGGTGGCGCAGGCGTTCAGCGGGCTCGCGGCCATGCAGGGCATGCCCGACGGCCCCTTCCTCACGGCGAACCCCATTCTTGCCGACATCGTCACCGCCCATCAAGCGGCGTGCGGGGCGCTGGCTGCGTACATCAGCGCGCAGCATACGGGCAAGGGCCAGGTGGTCGACTCGTCGTTGTACGAGAGCGCCGCGTACCTCATGAGCTATCACTGGTGCTCTCAGCTGAACGGCGAGGGCCTGTACCATCGCTCCGGTCCGCTCAATCAGCTGTGGCGTCCCTTCGGGTACTACGAATGCAGGGATGGCGAATGGGTGGCCGTGGGTGTATGGGGCCTTGGCATCTGGCAAAAGTTCTGCGACCTCATGGGCGTGAGCGTCGAGGATTTCCCCTACATGGCGACGTGCGGTCAGGAAGATCCCGACAAGGTGGCGCAGATGGACGCTATCTGGCAGAAGTATCTCGATAGCCATACGGCGGTGGAGGTTGAAGCGGCGTTCATGGCGGCCGGCATGCCCACCTCGAAGCTCAACAACGCCGAGGACGCTTACCGGCATCCCCATTGGCAGGCGCGCGGCGATTTCATCAAGATCAAGGATGTCACCTCGGGCGACGAGTTCGTGGACATCGCTACGTCGCCCAAGTTCAACGGAACGCCGTGCACGGTGTACAAAGGGGCACCGCTTCTGGGCCAGGAAAGCGAGCGCGTTATGAAGGACATTCTCGGTTACGACGACGATCGCATCGAGGCGCTCAAGGAGAGCGGCTCGGTGGCCGCCTCGCTCATCACGAAGTAA
- a CDS encoding electron transfer flavoprotein subunit alpha/FixB family protein — protein sequence MAGVFVFGSTPELAAEALACASEAGRRATVVTTGGQDAQEYRSLDCEGIVHVQGGNPLPEAYAADVAALLEDRGAQAFVVCGDPTGRDLAARVAGLLDAPMVSEASVLRIEDGGIVAHRLAFGGAVVRRERIAGFGVVSVAPGAWTPSAPPDADAPVEMADGNPDARMQLMEVRPLEKGTVDLTKAERIVCAGMAFSTKEELEAAYRVARALDAELGCSRGLAEDHHWFSEYIGLSGVQVAPKLYLGLGISGQVQHTVGIRGAQVVVAVNKDAAAPIMNACDYGVVGDLFAVSDALVEALGR from the coding sequence ATGGCGGGGGTGTTTGTGTTCGGATCGACGCCCGAGCTTGCTGCTGAAGCGCTTGCCTGCGCAAGCGAGGCAGGTCGGCGTGCGACGGTGGTGACGACGGGCGGCCAGGACGCTCAAGAGTATCGCAGCCTCGATTGCGAGGGGATCGTGCACGTGCAGGGCGGAAACCCTCTTCCCGAGGCATACGCGGCCGACGTGGCCGCGCTGCTCGAAGATCGCGGCGCTCAGGCGTTCGTCGTGTGCGGTGACCCGACGGGGCGCGATCTGGCGGCGCGCGTCGCCGGATTGTTGGACGCTCCCATGGTAAGCGAGGCGTCCGTGCTGCGCATCGAAGACGGAGGCATCGTAGCGCATCGGCTCGCGTTCGGCGGCGCTGTGGTACGCCGAGAACGTATCGCGGGATTCGGCGTGGTGAGCGTTGCCCCCGGCGCTTGGACGCCGAGCGCTCCTCCGGACGCTGATGCGCCGGTTGAGATGGCGGACGGAAACCCCGATGCGCGTATGCAGCTGATGGAAGTGCGGCCACTCGAGAAGGGAACCGTCGATTTGACGAAGGCCGAGCGTATCGTGTGCGCCGGCATGGCGTTCTCGACGAAGGAAGAGCTCGAAGCCGCGTATCGGGTCGCGCGTGCCCTCGATGCCGAATTGGGTTGCTCGCGCGGGCTTGCCGAGGACCATCACTGGTTCTCCGAGTACATCGGACTCTCCGGGGTGCAGGTTGCTCCGAAGCTGTACCTGGGCCTGGGCATTTCGGGGCAAGTGCAGCACACCGTGGGAATTCGCGGCGCGCAGGTGGTCGTCGCGGTGAACAAAGACGCTGCAGCGCCGATCATGAACGCGTGCGACTACGGGGTGGTCGGCGATTTGTTCGCGGTGTCGGATGCGCTTGTGGAGGCACTCGGCCGATAA
- a CDS encoding electron transfer flavoprotein subunit beta/FixA family protein — MPRERARRKERAMRDVLVGFKWVLDEADVRIGDDLAVDLGAATRKISDYDKNAIEAGCRAAEQLQGCAIGVSCGAQETKKAFVDALARGLDAGVWVKTTEAASAAVAARAIAAVARDRDVALVVCSEGSSDDYARQTGSRVGALLDWPVATSVLSLQVEGDAAFVRRRMDTCEQVVRLQLPAVVSVLPEINPAPIPGLKAVLAAKKKAVDELDAADLDIDEATGIVLDGMSGYANDRKNVLIEGDSVAEVAERLLEALRKEGVL, encoded by the coding sequence ATGCCGCGGGAACGTGCAAGGAGAAAGGAAAGGGCTATGAGAGACGTACTTGTCGGCTTCAAATGGGTGCTTGACGAAGCCGATGTGCGCATAGGGGACGATCTGGCGGTCGATCTGGGCGCGGCTACGCGCAAGATCAGCGACTACGACAAGAACGCTATCGAAGCGGGATGCCGCGCCGCCGAGCAACTGCAGGGCTGTGCCATCGGCGTGTCGTGCGGTGCGCAGGAAACGAAAAAGGCGTTCGTCGACGCTTTGGCGCGCGGGCTCGATGCCGGTGTGTGGGTGAAAACGACCGAGGCTGCTTCCGCCGCCGTGGCGGCGCGCGCCATCGCAGCAGTTGCGCGTGACCGCGACGTGGCGCTCGTCGTGTGCTCCGAAGGGTCAAGCGACGACTACGCGCGGCAAACGGGTTCTCGCGTCGGGGCGTTGCTCGATTGGCCGGTTGCCACCTCGGTCCTTTCGCTGCAAGTGGAAGGGGATGCCGCGTTCGTGAGGCGGCGCATGGATACTTGCGAACAGGTGGTGCGTTTGCAGCTTCCCGCCGTGGTGTCGGTGTTGCCCGAGATCAACCCAGCGCCCATCCCGGGGCTCAAAGCCGTTTTGGCGGCCAAGAAGAAAGCTGTCGATGAGCTGGATGCTGCCGATCTCGACATCGACGAAGCGACGGGCATCGTGCTCGACGGTATGAGCGGGTATGCGAACGATCGCAAGAACGTGCTGATCGAAGGAGACTCCGTCGCAGAGGTGGCAGAGAGGCTGCTCGAAGCTCTCAGGAAGGAAGGGGTGCTGTGA